A segment of the Triticum urartu cultivar G1812 chromosome 1, Tu2.1, whole genome shotgun sequence genome:
cttgcttcagatgaatgccataatccttgagtgtttgcttcatccacagaagctgagcgcagcaagatccagcagcaatgtattcagattcagcagtggagagagatacacagttctgctNNNNNNNNNNNNNNNNNNNNNNNNNNNNNNNNNNNNNNNNNNNNNNNNNNNNNNNNNNNNNNNNNNNNNNNNNNNNNNNNNNNNNNNNNNNNNNNNNNNNNNNNNNNNNNNNNNNNNNNNNNNNNNNNNNNNNNNNNNNNNNNNNNNNNNNNNNNNNNNNNNNNNNNNNNNNNNNNNNNNNNNNNNNNNNNNNNNNNNNNNNNNNNNNNNNNNNNNNNNNNNNNNNNNNNNNNNNNNNNNNNNNNNNNNNNNNNNNNNNNNNNNNNNNNNNNNNNNNNNNNNNNNNNNNNNNNNNNNNNNNNNNNNNNNNNNNNNNNNNNNNNNNNNNNNNNNNNNNNNNNNNNNNNNNNNNNNNNNNNNNNNNNNNNNNNNNNNNNNNNNNNNNNNNNNNNNNNNNNNNNNNNNNNNNNNNNNNNNNNNNNNNNNNNNNNNNNNNNNNNNNNNNNNNNNNNNNNNNNNNNNNNNNNNNNNNNNNNNNNNNNNNNNNNNNNNNNNNNNNNNNNNNNNNNNNNNNNNNNNNNNNNNNNNNNNNNNNNNNNNNNNNNNNNNNNNNNNNNNNNNNNNNNNNNNNNNNNNNNNNNNNNNNNNNNNNNNNNNNNNNNNNNNNNNNNNNNNNNNNNNNNNNNNNNNNNNNNNNNNNNNNNNNNNNNNNNNNNNNNNNNNNNNNNNNNNNNNNNNNNNNNNNNNNNNNNNNNNNNNNNNNNNNNNNNNNNNNNNNNNNNNNNNNNNNNNNNNNNNNNNNNNNNNNNNNNNNNNNNNNNNNNNNNNNNNNNNNNNNNNNNNNNNNNNNNNNNNNNNNNNNNNNNNNNNNNNNNNNNNNNNNNNNNNNNNNNNNNNNNNNNNNNNNNNNNNNNNNNNNNNNNNNNNNNNNNNNNNNNNNNNNNNNNNNNNNNNNNNNNNNNNNNNNNNNNNNNNNNNNNNNNNNNNNNNNNNNNNNNNNNNNNNNNNNNNNNNNNNNNNNNNNNNNNNNNNNNNNNNNNNNNNNNNNNNNNNNNNNNNNNNNNNNNNNNNNNNNNNNNNNNNNNNNNNNNNNNNNNNNNNNNNNNNNNNNNNNNNNNNNNNNNNNNNNNNNNNNNNNNNNNNNNNNNNNNNNNNNNNNNNNNNNNNNNNNNNNNNNNNNNNNNNNNNNNNNNNNNNNNNNNNNNNNNNNNNNNNNNNNNNNNNNNNNNNNNNNNNNNNNNNNNNNNNNNNNNNNNNNNNNNNNNNNNNNNNNNNNNNNNNNNNNNNNNNNNNNNNNNNNNNNNNNNNNNNNNNNNNNNNNNNNNNNNNNNNNNNNNNNNNNNNNNNNNNNNNNNNNNNNNNNNNNNNNNNNNNNNNNNNNNNNNNNNNNNNNNNNNNNNNNNNNNNNNNNNNNNNNNNNNNNNNNNNNNNNNNNNNNNNNNNNNNNNNNNNNNNNNNNNNNNNNNNNNNNNNNNNNNCATATAAGCAGACGAGGAGCACGATTTTGCTTAACGCGAGATTATTAGCTGGCTAATTCGATTCCATCCGACCATGGACCTCCGCTGGTCCGTCGAGGTCAAGGGCGGCGAGACCCTGAGATCAGCGCCCGTGCTGAACGGCCGCCGCGGCGTCGTCACCCACGTGTCCCTCGTCCACCCGCCGCCGAGCGCAGCTGGCGGCGGACAGCGCGTCGAAGTCGTGGAAGCCTACGTCAAGACCGTCGACGGCACCCTCGAGCTCGCGTCGCTGTCGTCCGAGAGGCCGCGCGCGGAGCTGCCGCGACCGGTGCTGGTGATGGGCCTCGATCTCTTCTGCTCTCGCGTGAGGCGACAGGGCGGCGACCCCACTGGTGATGTGGCGGTCGCCGTTCGGTTTGAGGGTCTCTTCAACGACGGTTACGTTCTTCCTCCGCCGTTGGAGGACGAAGAGGATCATATGCTGTGGTCGTCGGAGGATGACGACGATGACGACAGCGGGGCCGAGGACGACGAGTCGGTGGGTTCGGATTCGGAAGACTACGACGAAGATGACAGcagcggcgaggaggaggagagcgacgACGAGGTTGACGGACAAGAGGCCATGGAGAGCAGCGCCCACAATGACATGCTGCTACAGATGGTACACCCCAGCAAGTTCGTCCTCGAGGGAGGTTCGGCGCCGCGGTTCGCCGCCGCTGGGAAGACGGCCGGCTTCATGCAGGTCGCCGCCACGGAGAGGCAAGACGAAGCCGACCTCATGCAGATCCTCGTGCTCTTCCGCTACACCCGCTTCTCGCCATCATCGTGCGGCGTGGAAGCGCGCAGGAGCACGAAAGAGCACCAGCTCCGGTTCATAGCCACAGGCGAACACACGGCGAGGTCGCTGGAGTGGGCCGGATCGTCGCTGGGCCTGCTGATATACCCCCATGGCTTCAGGAAGAAGCTCCAGGAGCTATGGTCCAGCTTGGCGTCGAAGGTGAGCGTCCCGCCGGGAGCAAGACGCGTCGAGGTGTTCGTCGACGTTGGCCTCCTCCGGCGAGCGGACTACACGCTAGCGAGCATGCGGCACATGTGCGCCGCGCTGGAGGGCATGGTGGCGAAGCCGTGGCCCGGGCGCTTCACCGGCATGGAGCTGCACTTGCCAGAGCCGGTGCGGTGCACCAGGGACGCCGACGAGCGGCCGGCAAAGCAGAGGAAGGTCGTTGCAGCCGGGCAGGAGTGCTGCACGGACGTCGGTGAGCAGCCGGCGAACCGAAGGAGGGTTGTTGCCGCCGGGGAGGATTGCCCCGTCTGCTGGCAGCTGCTGGAGGGCGACGACCTCGCCGCGTGGCCGGGCTGCGGCAAGCCCCACGTCTTCCATGGCGCGTGCCTGGAGCAAGTCCTCAAGATGAGCGAGACGTGCCCGCTTTGCAGGCGCAACCTGTACATCGAGCCCAAGATGGTAGCCGCCAGCTACACCTAGTACGGGAGTCGCATGGTTGTACTGAAAAGTATGTACAGTGTATCAATCTCTTGTAACTATAGTTTGCTCGAATGTTCTTCAGATTTGTTTTTGTTTCTCTGAAGGATAGCATTCATTCACCTGATTGACGATGTATTCACGAGTTCATATATCCATGGATTACGTCCTGTGTATTTGTGTATTAATTAGTGTCATATATCCATGGATGGCAAGGGGAAAGAACATGTGTGTTCTGTGGCAAACATGAAACAGTAGATCACTTGTTCTTTACATGTTCTGCACCAGCTCTAATTTGGAGTCTTATGCAATGTACTTTTGGTCTAAAAAAGACTCCCTCTAATATTGAGGAGTGTCTGGGACCTTGGAT
Coding sequences within it:
- the LOC125532734 gene encoding uncharacterized protein LOC125532734, which codes for MDLRWSVEVKGGETLRSAPVLNGRRGVVTHVSLVHPPPSAAGGGQRVEVVEAYVKTVDGTLELASLSSERPRAELPRPVLVMGLDLFCSRVRRQGGDPTGDVAVAVRFEGLFNDGYVLPPPLEDEEDHMLWSSEDDDDDDSGAEDDESVGSDSEDYDEDDSSGEEEESDDEVDGQEAMESSAHNDMLLQMVHPSKFVLEGGSAPRFAAAGKTAGFMQVAATERQDEADLMQILVLFRYTRFSPSSCGVEARRSTKEHQLRFIATGEHTARSLEWAGSSLGLLIYPHGFRKKLQELWSSLASKVSVPPGARRVEVFVDVGLLRRADYTLASMRHMCAALEGMVAKPWPGRFTGMELHLPEPVRCTRDADERPAKQRKVVAAGQECCTDVGEQPANRRRVVAAGEDCPVCWQLLEGDDLAAWPGCGKPHVFHGACLEQVLKMSETCPLCRRNLYIEPKMVAASYT